In Longimicrobium sp., the sequence TGGTGGCCGACGACGAGCCCCACATCGGCCGCATCATCCAGATGAAGCTGGAGCAGGGCCCCTACCAGGTGACGCTCGTCTCCGACGGCCGCGAGGCGCTGGAGGTGCTGAAGTCGGACGAGCCGATCGACGTGGTGCTGCTGGACATCATGATGCCCTACGTCACCGGGCTGGAGGTGCTGGCCGAGGCGCGCGCGCTGAAGCACCGCCGCAAGACGCCGGTCATCATCCTGACGGCCAAGGGGCAGGACGCGGACCGGCACCAGGCGCTGGAGCTGGGCGCGACGGACTTCTTCACCAAGCCGTTCTCGCCCAAGAAGCTGCTGGCGCGGGTGGACGAGCTGTTCGGCGGCGGCGAGCCGTCCGGCGAAGACTGACATTCATCTCAAGCAGACCCGAGGCGCACCCGTGAGCGACACCGACGGCGCCCCGGCCCCGAGCCCACACCTCTGGACGGTGATCCTTGCCGGCGGTGTGGGTTCGCGTTTCTGGCCGGTGAGCACCCCCGCACGCCCCAAGCAGCTGCTGCCGCTGGCATCGGCGCAGCCGCTGATCCGCGACACCGTGGACCGCATCCTTCCGCTGGTGCCCGCGGAGCGGCTGCGCATCCTGACCGGCGCGCACCTGGCCGGCCCGCTGCTCGGCGCCCTTCCCGAGCTGGGCGAGCAGAATCTCCTCCTGGAGCCGCGCGCCGCAGGCACTGCCCCCGTCCTCGCCTGGGCCGCCGCCGAGGTGGAGCGCCGTGACCCGGACGCGGTCATGGTGTCGCTGCACGCGGACCACGTGATCGCGCCGCCGGAGAAGTTCCGCGAGCTGATCGCGCGCGCCGCCGAGCTGGCCGTTGCGCACCGCCGCCTCTTCACCATCGGCGCCGTCCCCACGCGCCCGGAGACGGGGTACGGCTACGTGCGCCTGGGCGATCCCCTCGCCGGCACCGACGTGGATCCGCTTGGCGACCCCGGCTACGGCGTTGCGCGCTTCGTGGAGAAGCCGGACGCCGCCACCGCCGCGGGCTACCTGGCCTCGGGCGAGTACCTGTGGAACACGGGCCTCTTCGTCTGGCGCGCCGCCGACCTGCTGGACGAGATGGAGCGCGTCTCCCCCGAGTTCTCCGAGCTGGTCGCCGTGGTGCGCGCCGGCGACACGGACGCCTTCTTCGCCCGCGCCCCCACCCTCTCCATCGACCACGCGGTCCTCGAGCGCTCCGACCGCGTCGGCGTGGTGCGCGCCACCTTCGACTGGGACGACGTGGGCGCCTGGGATGCCGTCCGGCGCACCCGCCCCGCCGACGAGGCGGGGAACGTGGTGCTGGGCCCGGCCTACGCCGTCGAGTCGCGCGGCCTCACGCTCTATGCCGACGACGGTCCGGTGGTTGCGTTCGGCGTGGAGGACCTGCTGATCGTGCGCACGGGCGGCGTCACCTTCGTCGCCCACCGCGACCGC encodes:
- a CDS encoding response regulator, translating into MTTASAEPVMRRVLVADDEPHIGRIIQMKLEQGPYQVTLVSDGREALEVLKSDEPIDVVLLDIMMPYVTGLEVLAEARALKHRRKTPVIILTAKGQDADRHQALELGATDFFTKPFSPKKLLARVDELFGGGEPSGED
- a CDS encoding sugar phosphate nucleotidyltransferase, with amino-acid sequence MSDTDGAPAPSPHLWTVILAGGVGSRFWPVSTPARPKQLLPLASAQPLIRDTVDRILPLVPAERLRILTGAHLAGPLLGALPELGEQNLLLEPRAAGTAPVLAWAAAEVERRDPDAVMVSLHADHVIAPPEKFRELIARAAELAVAHRRLFTIGAVPTRPETGYGYVRLGDPLAGTDVDPLGDPGYGVARFVEKPDAATAAGYLASGEYLWNTGLFVWRAADLLDEMERVSPEFSELVAVVRAGDTDAFFARAPTLSIDHAVLERSDRVGVVRATFDWDDVGAWDAVRRTRPADEAGNVVLGPAYAVESRGLTLYADDGPVVAFGVEDLLIVRTGGVTFVAHRDRTPELKEMLAQLPEELRNL